In Saccharomycodes ludwigii strain NBRC 1722 chromosome III, whole genome shotgun sequence, one DNA window encodes the following:
- the VID30 gene encoding glucose-induced degradation complex subunit VID30 (similar to Saccharomyces cerevisiae YGL227W | VID30 | Vacuolar Import and Degradation) produces the protein MSDNNDNLFLLNEILPSYILSQNYGVTLRNSYKNSILLRNDIETNTEKPLFFNKNAKMQMWRELTNSGILGTLQFDDINDDYLYECYKFFQNNTIHKKFGNTIEEGKDESTPGNGSRHIKEKDKYINKEIIDFLHTVQYNLPYKWVSTKPTQLKISSSSLDMLVKATTFDGVNPNSKAVVNPKNNNNSFSTVSPAANAPVPTTVSHTPATPPSGRFIHTPDLTLNWTLTSRISSPQYTNIPDQDEKERNKFVFSYANNPIFPNEMELFYYEVEILDGKFANNPPSEVISEHNTVVSAAGTTDVTTEGNTIVNEEENNNTDVIADTNEDNYDESEEEEDDSQNMMMLNDKNDIEINVLMGYRTFPMKSPKSLLKSNHVNTPPFRGKIKKLQRREFILQNIYNPEKKKSTSSKTANVDSNSNFDLNNGRAMGRNYYSYEEQEREVTEESDNVEDELEEEGEGGNGYEEGGQHLYNEIEAYEDNSEIDDEDRISSSDIEEEDEHEEEGEEEEEEEDDEEEEDDDYDDDMEDYINRYSEDSSGEKTQEEKDFSRAINENERNGLFFEDGSYYGSFFSTQDCSILSKNGKKKIKTMNNIKIQPGDVIGCGVDYVNNRYFYTYNGIKFSEYVEVNGVKEFCVPVVALSSGMSIRTNLGLFEEFVFDLGNYQNSVSVKSYDQIMNESSNNELVIDRLINDYLVDYGMSDVAKSFNKDIQKKNNLSKDIKQVLIRANEKSIKENEETCKLLSDVRKYMNQGNYDQEEREKEGKKESKFEKVIKLINHQCPKFFSEYLKLQYKLEKLDYVHMLITLNNSNKLNKSMIGEMSNHYIVGRAREIYTKFILPHAGCKNAEDSFYMDDWKTCSRLVAYEDFSELPTELQEVCNIAERTLELTDELINCLRYYLSGKKTNKLDNMINQTDNFFAYLVECGYYTKKSDKSHIEKSVRIDKILKFGSDT, from the coding sequence ATGAGCGATAATAAcgataatttatttttactaaatGAAATATTACCTAGCTACATTCTATCTCAGAACTACGGTGTCACATTAAGAAATAGCTACAAGAATAGCATTTTACTCAGAAACGACATAGAAACCAATACAGAGAAACCTctgttttttaataaaaatgcaaAAATGCAAATGTGGAGAGAATTAACTAACTCTGGGATTTTGGGTACTCTACAATTTGATGATATCAATGATGATTACTTGTATGAATGTTATAAATTCTTCCAAAACAACACCATTCATAAGAAATTTGGAAACACAATAGAAGAAGGTAAAGACGAGAGTACCCCAGGTAATGGTAGCAGGCAtataaaggaaaaggataaatatattaataaagaaattataGATTTTCTACATACTGTTCAGTATAATTTACCCTATAAATGGGTTTCTACCAAGCCAACACAATTAAAGATTTCCTCCTCATCTTTAGATATGCTAGTTAAAGCAACAACTTTTGATGGTGTTAATCCTAATAGTAAGGCAGTTGTCAACCCcaagaataataacaattctttttcaacAGTTTCACCTGCTGCCAATGCGCCTGTCCCAACTACTGTTTCACATACACCTGCCACTCCCCCTTCAGGAAGATTTATCCATACACCGGACTTGACTTTAAATTGGACTCTAACTTCAAGAATATCATCACCACAATACACCAACATTCCGGACCAAgatgaaaaggaaagaaataaatttgttttttcttatgCGAATAACCCAATATTTCCCAATGAAATGGAGCTATTTTACTATGAGGTTGAAATTTTGGATGGAAAGTTTGCCAATAATCCACCAAGCGAAGTTATATCTGAGCATAACACAGTTGTTTCTGCTGCTGGTACTACTGATGTTACTACTGAGGGAAACACTATTGTCAATGAGgaggaaaataataatacagatGTCATTGCTGATACTAATGAAGACAATTACGATGAGTCTGAAGAGGAGGAAGATGATAGTCAGAATATGATGATgttaaatgataaaaatgatatcGAAATTAATGTATTGATGGGTTATAGAACATTCCCTATGAAAAGTCCAAAATCTTTGTTAAAATCAAACCATGTTAATACTCCGCCATTTAGGgggaaaattaaaaagctGCAGAGAAGAGAGTTTATTCTGCAAAACATCTATAATccagaaaagaaaaagagtaCCTCTTCAAAAACAGCTAATGTagatagtaatagtaattttGATCTGAATAATGGGCGTGCAATGGGACGTAATTACTATTCTTATGAGGAACAAGAACGAGAAGTGACGGAAGAAAGTGATAACGTTGAAGACGAATTAGAAGAAGAGGGGGAAGGGGGGAACGGATACGAAGAAGGGGGACAACACTTGTATAACGAGATAGAAGCATATGAGGATAATTCAGAaattgatgatgaagacaGGATATCTTCTTCGGatatagaagaagaagatgaacacgaagaagaaggagaagaagaagaagaggaagaagatgatgaagaagaagaagatgatgattatgatgACGATATGGAAGATTATATTAATCGGTACAGTGAAGATTCTAGTGGTGAAAAGAcacaagaagaaaaagatttttccAGGGCgataaatgaaaatgaaaggAATGGGTTGTTTTTTGAAGATGGCAGTTACTATGGctcctttttttccacACAAGATTGTTCTATACTAAGTAAAAacggtaaaaaaaaaataaaaaccatGAATAACATCAAGATTCAACCTGGTGATGTTATTGGATGTGGTGTTGATTATGTCAATAAcagatatttttatacatataatggaataaaattttctgAATATGTTGAAGTAAATGGTGTTAAAGAATTTTGTGTTCCTGTAGTTGCATTAAGCTCCGGAATGAGTATTAGAACCAATCTAGGGTTATTTGAAGAATTTGTGTTTGATTTGGGCAATTATCAAAATTCAGTAAGTGTCAAAAGTTATGACCAGATTATGAATGAAAGCTCGAATAATGAATTAGTAATTGATCGTTTAATTAATGATTATTTAGTCGATTATGGGATGAGTGATGTGGCTAAATCTTTTAACAAGGATATACAAAAGAAGAATAATCTATCAAAAGATATCAAGCAAGTGTTAATTCGTGCTAATGAAAAGAGTATAaaggaaaatgaagaaacaTGCAAGCTATTAAGTGATGttagaaaatatatgaATCAAGGCAACTATGACCAAgaagaaagggaaaaagaaggTAAAAAAGAATCCAAATTTGAAAAGGTTATAAAATTGATTAACCATCAGTGTCCCAAATTTTTTAGCGAGTACTTAAAACTACAATATAAATTAGAGAAATTGGATTATGTACATATGCTAATTACGcttaataatagcaataagtTAAACAAAAGTATGATTGGTGAAATGTCGAATCATTACATTGTGGGAAGAGCAAGGGAAATTTACacaaaatttatattacCACATGCGGGTTGTAAAAATGCAGAGGATTCCTTTTACATGGATGATTGGAAGACATGTAGCAGATTGGTTGCATATGAAGATTTTTCTGAACTTCCAACCGAATTACAAGAAGTTTGCAATATTGCTGAAAGAACTCTGGAACTTACTGATGAGTTAATTAATTGTTTGAGGTATTATTTGAGTGGTAAGAAAACCAATAAACTAGATAATATGATAAATCAAACTGACAACTTTTTTGCTTATCTAGTTGAATGTGGGTATTACACAAAGAAATCAGACAAATCTCACATTGAAAAGTCTGTAAGaattgataaaattttgaaatttggATCAGATACTTAA
- the OST5 gene encoding dolichyl-diphosphooligosaccharide--protein glycotransferase subunit (similar to Saccharomyces cerevisiae YGL226C-A | OST5 | OligoSaccharylTransferase) encodes MNFEELLKLYKKTPEFVETFPLDQQPTYGIITSILALLLIFISVNIASDKKKETNAIILLLKFLPVAILASIVSGFAIVFISNSVAVYV; translated from the coding sequence ATGAACTTTGAAGAGTTgttaaaattatacaaGAAAACACCAGAATTCGTTGAAACTTTTCCATTAGATCAACAACCAACATATGGTATAATCACAAGTATACttgctttattattaatttttatttctgtcAATATAGCAtctgataaaaaaaaggaaaccAATGCcattatattattgttaaagTTTTTACCGGTTGCTATTCTAGCCAGTATTGTCAGTGGATTTGCCATCGTTTTTATATCCAATTCTGTGGCAGTATATGTTTGA
- the MTC3 gene encoding Mtc3p (similar to Saccharomyces cerevisiae YGL226W | MTC3 | Maintenance of Telomere Capping), whose amino-acid sequence MLKPIIRRGKFKAISKVECSSYINTKYNYTVPANSKIVYIPPDMSKISKHTWPDNYKQSIKDEICEYIDWKMIGPWHRMSKLDQKVAYFLAFGEYGPRQDKKILTPQEMLYKMIYTSILFGAFAVCIFNIKKDNDFNKKVDHLKTKLKPENN is encoded by the coding sequence atgttgaaGCCTATAATTAGAAGGGGTAAATTTAAAGCAATATCCAAAGTTGAATGTTCATCTTATATCAATACTAAATACAACTACACTGTGCCTGCTAATTCCaaaattgtttatattcCACCAGATATGAGCAAAATAAGTAAGCATACTTGGCCTGACAATTACAAGCAATCCATAAAAGATGAAATATGCGAATATATAGATTGGAAAATGATCGGGCCTTGGCACAGGATGAGTAAATTAGATCAAAAAGTTGCATATTTTTTGGCATTTGGCGAATATGGCCCAAGacaagataaaaaaatattgactCCTCAAGAAATGTTATATAAAATGATTTATACAAGTATATTATTTGGCGCGTTTGCTGTAtgcatttttaatatcaaaaaagataatgattttaacaaaaaagttGACCATTTAAAAACTAAATTGAAACctgaaaataattaa